Below is a genomic region from Candidatus Cloacimonadota bacterium.
CCATTGTTCCTTCAACTATTGGGCTACCTGCAACATATATTTTTTCCGGATTTTCAAACAATTTGGTAAGTTCCAAAATATGATGATAAAATTCTTGGGTAAAAGCATCGTCTTCTATTTCTGCAATAATTACAGCAACGGTTTCATCGTCAGATACTAATCTCCTGAAAACCATTTCATTTGTTCGAACATTATTTTGCAATTCTGCTAACTGTTCCGGTGTTTTGGGAATTTTTTTGTAAAATGCTTTGACGTCCATTCCATATTCATCGCCCACAATATTATCGGCAGTATAAAGCGAAGTGATGTCATTTTTGTTGATCTCTTTCATCTTCCCGAGTTTGCGGGTAAGGTCTTTGATTTTCTTTAATGTCTCGTAATTATAAATGCCGTTTTCATTTTCAATGGCAATAATAATCCCGTCTTTGATATTGAAAATCTCTTCGGCTTCATCGCTATACACAAATGCCGGATGATCTTGGGGCATATATTCATCCAAGTCGGTTTCCATGCTTGAATTACTTTTCATTATTTTAAAGAAAACTACAGAAATAAGTAGAATGATAATTAGGTTTGTTTTTGGGAATCTTAATACTCCCTTTAGAAATTTAAGCATAATTTTGCTCCTTGCAATTTGGTTGAAATAATAATAAAAATAATTTTGATTCATCGGTTATACAATAAATCTGTTTGTAAATATTTACTAACGTTTTATAGCAAAAGAAAAATTTCATTGTGTTTTACTCCAAGCTTCCAGCAACAATTTTTTCGAGATCGTTCCAAAGTTGCTTTCCTTCTGTTTCCAAATTAAAAATTCTTCCGGACAAACTCCACTGAGTAACCAGCAATCTCATTGAGCCGATAATTATACGGAATAAATTTAAGCTGCTAATTTCATTATTGATGTTTCCATCCTGTTGCCCCTTTTTTATAACCGCTTCGAGGCTGTCGCGGGAACGGTTCATAACGTGCAAAACTTGCTCTTTCAAGTTAGCTTCATTTTGGAAATTCGATTCGGAAAACATTACTTGTGCCATTTCAGGATAATCCCTAAAAATTTTGAAATGAGCAAGAACAAATTTTTTGATTTGCGATAGGGGTTTTTCATTCGAATCTAAAGTTTTCGTCATCTGCTTTATTTTTTGTTCAAAAAACGAAAT
It encodes:
- a CDS encoding TetR/AcrR family transcriptional regulator translates to MEFSERQKQIINVAIKIVADKGIQNLTTKNIAKDLDLSEAALYRHFKNKLEIIKSIISFFEQKIKQMTKTLDSNEKPLSQIKKFVLAHFKIFRDYPEMAQVMFSESNFQNEANLKEQVLHVMNRSRDSLEAVIKKGQQDGNINNEISSLNLFRIIIGSMRLLVTQWSLSGRIFNLETEGKQLWNDLEKIVAGSLE